Proteins from a genomic interval of Streptomyces fodineus:
- a CDS encoding GAF domain-containing protein, producing MTYEPPRPVRGLLLTPEDREAPARVHRLRLLGLVDGPDPALDAFADHLARLTGAPYAMVNFIGEDHQFFAGLSVPVAAPVVREDGSRPEFGRVLPRDHGFCPHVVVRRKALVLEDVRDYPRFAGNPVVDEYGIRSYLGAPLIDSSGMALGTVCASDTEPRVWGRTGLDTIKALAAELVVRLERSAEDGLPL from the coding sequence ATGACCTACGAGCCGCCCCGGCCGGTCCGGGGTCTGCTGCTCACCCCCGAGGACCGGGAGGCCCCCGCCCGCGTCCACCGATTGCGCCTGCTCGGCCTGGTGGACGGACCCGACCCGGCGCTGGACGCCTTCGCGGACCATCTCGCCCGGCTCACCGGCGCGCCCTACGCCATGGTCAACTTCATCGGCGAGGACCACCAGTTCTTCGCGGGCCTCAGCGTCCCCGTCGCCGCGCCCGTCGTCCGCGAGGACGGCAGCAGGCCGGAGTTCGGCCGGGTCCTGCCCCGCGACCACGGGTTCTGCCCCCATGTGGTGGTCCGGCGCAAGGCCCTGGTGCTGGAGGACGTCCGCGACTATCCGCGGTTCGCCGGGAACCCGGTCGTGGACGAGTACGGCATCCGCTCCTATCTCGGCGCGCCGCTCATCGACAGCTCCGGCATGGCGCTCGGCACCGTGTGCGCGTCCGACACCGAGCCCCGGGTGTGGGGCCGAACGGGTCTGGACACCATCAAGGCGCTGGCCGCCGAGCTCGTCGTACGCCTCGAACGAAGCGCCGAGGACGGTCTGCCCCTGTGA
- a CDS encoding GTP-binding protein: MDYDDSSDPFPTALKILVAGGFGVGKTTFVGAVSEIAPLSTEELLTTVSVGTDSLYGVENKMETTVAMDFGRITLDPDHVLYLFGTPGQERFWFMWDELSEGALGAVILADTRRLQDCFAAVDFFEERGLGFIIAVNEFDGSYRYDPDEVRSAIDLDPAVPVVRCDARISSSGVQTLLTLVRHLLAHAPATAPSHGAHR, from the coding sequence ATGGACTACGACGACAGCTCTGACCCGTTCCCCACCGCGCTGAAGATCCTGGTGGCCGGCGGCTTCGGGGTGGGCAAGACCACCTTCGTGGGCGCGGTCAGCGAGATCGCGCCGCTCAGCACGGAGGAACTGCTCACCACGGTCAGCGTCGGCACCGACAGTCTCTACGGCGTCGAGAACAAGATGGAGACGACGGTCGCCATGGACTTCGGCCGGATCACCCTCGATCCGGACCATGTGCTGTATCTGTTCGGCACGCCGGGGCAGGAGCGGTTCTGGTTCATGTGGGACGAGCTGTCCGAGGGCGCCCTCGGCGCGGTGATCCTCGCCGACACCCGCCGGCTGCAGGACTGTTTCGCCGCCGTGGACTTCTTCGAGGAACGCGGCCTCGGCTTCATCATCGCCGTCAACGAGTTCGACGGCTCCTACCGTTACGACCCCGACGAGGTGCGTTCCGCCATCGACCTGGACCCCGCGGTCCCCGTCGTCCGCTGCGACGCCCGGATCTCCAGCTCCGGCGTGCAGACCCTGCTCACCCTGGTACGCCACCTCCTCGCCCACGCCCCGGCGACCGCGCCGAGCCACGGCGCCCACAGGTGA
- a CDS encoding roadblock/LC7 domain-containing protein has translation MASDAPTAHASDLDWLLSGLVQRVPHTTSAVLLSCDGLVKSVHGLDIDSADHMAALASGLYSLGRSAGIRFGDGGDVRQVVVELDSTLLFVTTAGSGTCLAVLAGREADAAVLGYEMAMLVKSVRPYLVTAPRQHPVEPTATRP, from the coding sequence ATGGCGAGCGATGCGCCGACCGCCCACGCATCCGACCTCGACTGGCTGCTGAGCGGCCTCGTGCAGCGCGTACCGCACACCACCAGCGCGGTGCTCCTGTCCTGCGACGGACTGGTGAAGTCCGTGCACGGCCTCGACATCGACAGCGCCGACCACATGGCCGCCCTGGCCTCCGGCCTGTACTCGCTCGGCCGCAGCGCGGGCATCCGGTTCGGCGACGGCGGGGACGTCCGCCAGGTCGTCGTCGAGCTCGACTCGACCCTGCTGTTCGTCACCACCGCCGGCTCCGGCACCTGCCTCGCCGTGCTCGCGGGGCGCGAGGCCGACGCGGCCGTCCTGGGCTACGAGATGGCGATGCTCGTCAAGAGCGTCCGCCCCTACCTGGTGACCGCGCCCCGCCAGCACCCCGTCGAACCCACGGCGACGAGGCCTTGA
- a CDS encoding transketolase family protein translates to MDTMRDRFAPVVSRLLDEDPRLAVVLAEIGKDGFREAMARHPDRVVNVGIREQLLVGAAAGLALTGLRPVVHTFASFLVERPFEQVKLDLGHQDTGAVLVSAAASFDWPAGGYTHMAPGDVALLDTLDGWTVHVPGHPDEAETLLHHAVAAGDDKVYVRLSVQSNRQGRVIDGRRFRTVREGRRGVVLAVGPVLDPVLAATEGLDVTVLYATTVRPFDAAGLRRATESAGTDVVLVEPYLAGTSTAAVTEALADVPHRVLGLGVGRRELRRYGTIEEHMAAHGLDPAALRDRIGRFAAPTRRAG, encoded by the coding sequence ATGGACACCATGCGTGACCGTTTCGCCCCCGTCGTCTCCCGGCTGCTGGACGAGGACCCGCGCCTCGCGGTGGTCCTCGCCGAGATCGGCAAGGACGGCTTCCGCGAGGCCATGGCCCGGCATCCCGACCGGGTCGTCAATGTCGGCATCCGCGAGCAACTGCTGGTCGGGGCGGCGGCGGGGCTGGCGCTGACCGGGCTGCGGCCCGTGGTGCACACCTTCGCCAGCTTCCTCGTGGAGCGGCCGTTCGAGCAGGTCAAGCTGGATCTCGGGCACCAGGACACGGGGGCGGTGCTGGTGAGCGCGGCGGCCTCCTTCGACTGGCCGGCCGGCGGCTACACGCACATGGCCCCGGGTGATGTGGCGCTCCTGGACACCCTGGACGGCTGGACGGTGCATGTGCCCGGACACCCGGACGAGGCCGAGACACTGCTGCACCACGCGGTCGCCGCGGGCGACGACAAGGTGTACGTACGGCTGTCCGTGCAGTCCAACCGGCAGGGGCGGGTGATCGACGGCCGGCGTTTCCGCACCGTCCGCGAGGGCCGCCGGGGTGTGGTCCTCGCCGTGGGCCCGGTGCTGGACCCGGTCCTTGCCGCCACCGAGGGCCTGGATGTGACCGTCCTGTACGCGACGACGGTACGGCCCTTCGACGCGGCGGGGCTGCGCCGGGCCACTGAGTCGGCCGGCACCGATGTCGTACTGGTCGAGCCGTACCTGGCGGGTACCTCGACGGCGGCGGTGACCGAGGCGCTCGCGGACGTACCGCACCGGGTCCTGGGCCTCGGCGTGGGCCGCCGGGAGCTGCGCCGCTACGGGACCATCGAGGAACACATGGCCGCGCACGGGCTGGACCCGGCGGCCTTGCGCGACCGGATCGGGCGGTTCGCGGCGCCCACCCGCCGGGCCGGTTGA
- a CDS encoding sensor histidine kinase: MSHLRAPATRADRREGGRHGRPVARPAPALPETHIRPQLMRLAVLPPLAVALSATAAVLFSIRSTGARTGPTLWAVLAGAVTVTVAGILIAAVAADRAARSVSDRVDALRRTAARGEADLHALVDALRQGETPPPRGPRRRPPEDADDFELLAADLARAYDGAVTAVVRAAQLSSQAGSEQKLEVFVNLARRLQSLVHREISILDDLENEIEDPDLLKGLFHVDHLATRIRRHAENLAVLGGAVSRRQWSNPVSMTEVLRSAIAEVEQYSRVKLVPPIDGELRGHAVADVIHLLAELIENASVFSAPHTQVLLRANLVTSGLAVEVEDRGLGMPVGEQNRMNALLADPDQVNVASLLADGRIGLYVVSQLARRHSIHVRLQTNIYGGVQAVLVVPQALLGTAPGAAGADTGAGAGAGVPGPQGPADTGASPQVRMQGQAGGHGQGPGRTGGHGQELGQGHGVHEPAQAPGPVPGPAPVPAAGVRSGGPAPAYGGTGPGTQAAGAEAASATEVGSGHDAGSRGEEGPGAGQPPVTGRRRHAQRGSGRRGADGGAGRRGGESGDAGRGGAPAPLPVRDTRQDRLNPAEARPGISAEDRTAVEAHAGTLPTPRTGTVDKPRLPRRRAQEHIVPQLRGGPAPRQDDDTVPGHDPGLMAAFQRGIGLAEAQQHLESQEPTHLDMDTDHLGSAHMDAAHMEPAHRDTTAPLSSHHLSYGAPQFTDPAHMRTGHMGSEHRNADHMGADHMDPPPIPQGRAHAPASDGARGAGRPDGSAPAG, translated from the coding sequence ATGTCTCACCTCCGAGCACCGGCCACCCGAGCCGACCGCCGGGAGGGCGGCCGGCACGGGCGACCGGTCGCCCGACCCGCTCCCGCACTGCCCGAAACGCACATACGGCCTCAGCTCATGCGGCTCGCGGTGCTGCCGCCGCTCGCGGTCGCGCTCAGCGCGACGGCGGCGGTGTTGTTCAGCATCCGCTCCACCGGCGCCCGCACCGGCCCCACGCTCTGGGCCGTGCTCGCCGGAGCGGTCACCGTGACCGTCGCCGGGATCCTCATCGCCGCCGTGGCCGCCGACCGGGCCGCCCGCTCGGTCTCCGACCGCGTCGACGCCCTGCGCCGTACCGCCGCACGCGGCGAGGCCGACCTGCACGCGCTCGTCGACGCGCTGCGCCAGGGGGAGACACCGCCGCCGCGTGGGCCGCGCCGCCGCCCGCCGGAGGACGCCGACGACTTCGAACTGCTCGCCGCCGACCTGGCCCGCGCGTACGACGGCGCCGTCACCGCCGTCGTACGCGCCGCCCAGCTCTCCAGCCAGGCGGGCAGCGAGCAGAAGCTGGAGGTCTTCGTCAACCTCGCGCGCCGGCTCCAGTCGCTGGTGCACCGGGAGATCTCGATCCTCGACGACCTCGAGAACGAGATCGAGGACCCCGACCTGCTCAAGGGCCTGTTCCACGTGGACCACCTGGCCACCCGCATCCGGCGGCACGCCGAGAACCTGGCCGTGCTCGGCGGCGCCGTCTCCCGGCGCCAGTGGAGCAACCCGGTCAGCATGACCGAGGTGCTGCGCTCGGCCATCGCGGAGGTCGAGCAGTACTCCAGGGTCAAACTCGTGCCGCCGATCGACGGCGAACTGCGCGGTCACGCCGTCGCCGACGTCATCCATCTGCTCGCCGAACTCATCGAGAACGCCTCGGTGTTCTCCGCCCCGCACACCCAGGTGCTGCTGCGCGCCAACCTCGTCACCTCCGGCCTCGCCGTGGAGGTCGAGGACCGCGGGCTCGGCATGCCCGTCGGCGAACAGAACCGGATGAACGCCCTGCTCGCCGACCCGGACCAGGTCAACGTCGCCAGCCTGCTGGCCGACGGCCGCATCGGCCTCTACGTCGTCTCCCAACTCGCCCGCAGGCACAGCATTCATGTGCGCCTGCAGACCAACATCTACGGCGGTGTGCAGGCCGTACTCGTCGTCCCGCAGGCCCTGTTGGGTACGGCACCAGGGGCGGCCGGCGCGGACACCGGTGCCGGCGCCGGGGCGGGCGTACCCGGGCCGCAGGGGCCGGCGGACACCGGCGCGTCCCCCCAGGTGCGGATGCAGGGTCAGGCCGGCGGGCACGGCCAGGGCCCGGGCCGGACTGGTGGGCATGGCCAGGAGCTTGGGCAGGGTCACGGGGTGCACGAGCCCGCACAGGCGCCGGGGCCTGTGCCGGGACCGGCTCCAGTGCCCGCGGCGGGAGTGCGGTCCGGGGGGCCGGCCCCCGCGTATGGCGGTACCGGGCCGGGGACCCAGGCGGCAGGTGCCGAAGCGGCCTCCGCGACCGAGGTCGGCTCCGGGCACGACGCCGGCTCCCGGGGCGAGGAGGGTCCAGGTGCCGGGCAGCCCCCGGTGACCGGGCGCAGGCGGCACGCCCAGCGCGGCAGCGGGCGGCGCGGCGCCGACGGCGGGGCCGGGCGGCGTGGCGGCGAGAGCGGTGACGCAGGGCGCGGAGGTGCCCCGGCGCCGCTTCCCGTGCGCGACACCCGGCAGGACCGGCTCAACCCCGCCGAGGCACGGCCCGGCATCAGCGCCGAGGACCGCACGGCGGTCGAGGCGCACGCGGGCACCCTGCCCACGCCCCGCACGGGCACCGTCGACAAGCCCCGACTGCCCCGCCGCCGCGCCCAGGAGCACATCGTCCCCCAGCTGCGCGGCGGCCCCGCACCCCGCCAGGACGACGACACCGTCCCGGGCCACGACCCGGGGCTGATGGCGGCCTTCCAGCGCGGCATCGGACTCGCCGAGGCGCAGCAGCACCTGGAGAGCCAGGAGCCCACCCACCTGGACATGGACACCGACCACCTGGGCTCAGCCCACATGGACGCGGCCCACATGGAGCCCGCCCACAGGGACACCACCGCGCCCCTGTCGAGTCATCACCTCTCTTATGGCGCACCGCAGTTCACCGACCCGGCGCACATGCGCACCGGTCATATGGGCTCAGAACACAGGAACGCAGACCACATGGGCGCGGACCATATGGACCCGCCCCCCATACCCCAGGGGCGCGCCCATGCGCCCGCATCCGACGGTGCCCGTGGCGCCGGCCGGCCCGACGGGAGCGCCCCGGCCGGCTGA
- a CDS encoding glycine C-acetyltransferase, translating into MFNSVRDDLRATLDEIRAAGLHKPERVIGSPQSATVDVTAGGRPGEVLNFCANNYLGLADHPEVIAAAHQALDRWGYGMASVRFICGTQEVHKELEARLSAFLGQEDTILYSSCFDANGGVFETLLGEEDAVISDALNHASIIDGIRLSKARRFRYANRDLADLEAKLKEASDARRRLIVTDGVFSMDGYVAPLREICDLADRYDAMVMVDDSHAVGFVGPTGRGTPELHGVMDRVDIITGTLGKALGGASGGYVAARAEIVALLRQRSRPYLFSNTLAPVIAAASLKVLDLLESADDLRVRLNENTALFRRRMTEEGFDILPGDHAIAPVMIGDAAKAGRMAELLLERGVYVIGFSYPVVPQGQARIRVQLSAAHSTEDVDRAVDAFVAARAELAV; encoded by the coding sequence ATGTTCAACTCTGTCCGCGACGACCTGCGCGCCACCCTCGACGAGATCCGCGCCGCCGGACTGCACAAGCCCGAGCGGGTCATCGGCAGCCCGCAGTCCGCGACCGTCGACGTCACCGCCGGCGGCCGCCCCGGCGAGGTCCTCAACTTCTGCGCCAACAACTACCTCGGCCTCGCCGACCACCCCGAGGTGATCGCCGCCGCCCACCAGGCCCTGGACCGCTGGGGCTACGGCATGGCCTCCGTGCGCTTCATCTGCGGCACCCAGGAGGTGCACAAGGAGCTGGAGGCCCGGCTGTCGGCGTTCCTCGGCCAGGAGGACACGATCCTGTACTCCTCCTGCTTCGACGCCAACGGCGGTGTCTTCGAGACCCTGCTCGGCGAGGAGGACGCGGTGATCTCCGACGCCCTCAACCACGCCTCCATCATCGACGGCATCCGCCTGTCCAAGGCCCGCCGCTTCCGCTACGCCAACCGCGACCTCGCCGACCTGGAGGCGAAGCTCAAGGAGGCGTCCGACGCGCGGCGGCGGCTGATCGTCACCGACGGCGTGTTCTCCATGGACGGCTATGTGGCCCCGCTGCGGGAGATCTGCGACCTCGCCGACCGCTACGACGCGATGGTCATGGTCGACGACTCGCACGCCGTCGGCTTCGTCGGCCCGACCGGCCGCGGCACCCCCGAGCTGCACGGCGTCATGGACCGCGTCGACATCATCACCGGCACCCTCGGCAAGGCCCTCGGAGGCGCCTCCGGCGGCTATGTCGCCGCCCGCGCCGAGATCGTCGCCCTGCTGCGCCAGCGCTCCCGCCCGTACCTGTTCTCCAACACCCTCGCCCCGGTGATCGCCGCCGCCTCCCTGAAGGTCCTCGACCTGCTGGAGTCCGCCGACGACCTGCGCGTGCGGCTGAACGAGAACACCGCGCTGTTCCGCCGCCGGATGACCGAGGAGGGCTTCGACATCCTCCCCGGCGACCACGCCATCGCCCCCGTCATGATCGGCGACGCGGCGAAGGCGGGCCGGATGGCCGAGCTGCTGCTGGAGCGGGGCGTGTACGTGATCGGCTTCTCCTACCCGGTCGTCCCGCAGGGCCAGGCCCGCATCCGCGTCCAGCTGTCCGCCGCACACTCCACCGAGGACGTCGACCGCGCGGTCGACGCCTTCGTGGCAGCCCGCGCCGAGCTGGCGGTCTGA
- the tdh gene encoding L-threonine 3-dehydrogenase — translation MKALVKEKAEPGLWLTDVPEPEIGPGDVLIKVMRTGICGTDLHIRAWDGWAQQAIRTPLVVGHEFVGQVVETGRDVADIRIGDRVSGEGHLVCGKCRNCLAGRRHLCRATVGLGVGRDGAFAEYVALPASNVWVHRVPVDLDVAAIFDPFGNAVHTALSFPLVGEDVLITGAGPIGLMAAAVARHAGARNVVITDVSEERLELARKIGVSLALNVAESSIADGQRELGLREGFDIGLEMSGRAEAMRDMIANMTHGGRIAMLGLPAQEFAVDWSRIVTSMITIKGIYGREMFETWYAMSVLLEGGLDLAPVITGRYGYRDFEAAFADAASGKGGKVILDWTV, via the coding sequence GTGAAGGCGCTGGTCAAGGAGAAGGCGGAGCCCGGGCTCTGGCTGACGGACGTCCCGGAGCCCGAGATCGGCCCGGGTGACGTACTGATCAAGGTCATGCGGACCGGTATCTGCGGCACCGACCTGCACATCCGGGCCTGGGACGGCTGGGCGCAGCAGGCGATCCGCACCCCGCTCGTGGTCGGGCACGAGTTCGTCGGCCAGGTCGTCGAGACCGGCCGGGACGTGGCCGACATCCGGATAGGAGACCGGGTCAGCGGCGAGGGCCATCTGGTGTGCGGCAAGTGCCGCAACTGCCTGGCCGGCCGCCGCCACCTGTGCCGGGCCACCGTCGGCCTCGGCGTCGGCCGCGACGGCGCGTTCGCCGAGTACGTCGCCCTGCCCGCGAGCAACGTCTGGGTGCACCGCGTCCCCGTGGACCTCGACGTGGCCGCGATCTTCGACCCGTTCGGCAACGCCGTGCACACCGCGCTGTCCTTCCCGCTGGTCGGCGAGGACGTCCTGATCACCGGCGCGGGCCCGATCGGCCTGATGGCCGCCGCCGTGGCCCGGCACGCCGGTGCCCGCAACGTCGTCATCACCGACGTCAGCGAGGAACGCCTGGAGCTGGCCCGCAAGATAGGGGTCAGCCTCGCCCTGAACGTCGCCGAGTCGTCGATCGCCGACGGCCAGCGGGAGCTGGGCCTGCGCGAGGGCTTCGACATCGGCCTGGAGATGTCCGGCCGCGCCGAGGCCATGCGGGACATGATCGCCAACATGACCCACGGCGGCCGGATCGCCATGCTGGGCCTGCCCGCGCAGGAGTTCGCGGTCGACTGGTCCCGGATCGTCACCTCGATGATCACCATCAAGGGCATCTACGGCCGCGAGATGTTCGAGACCTGGTACGCGATGTCGGTGCTGCTGGAGGGCGGCCTGGACCTCGCCCCCGTGATCACCGGCCGGTACGGCTACCGCGACTTCGAGGCGGCCTTCGCCGACGCCGCGAGCGGCAAGGGCGGCAAGGTCATTCTGGACTGGACTGTTTGA
- a CDS encoding MFS transporter, with protein MTGADARHDITTRGTAGKGAGGRAVWSRNFALFFVARAVARLGDTMLPVALAAGLLEHGYGAGAVGLAMASTAAAFAGLVVFGGVIADRFSTRRLMIGADLVRLVTQSLAAGLFFAGHVVLWQICAIGFVGGVAGAVFQPGVASTVPRLAADIQGANGAIRIAESAAQLAGPAVAGLLVGFASPGGVFAAHAATYATSALCLLLLRLPPLPEGARAATGRGMRAFRADLVQGWREFRSRTWLWAVIAVWCLYMIAVWGPSVPLVATEVVQRHGARAYGLVNSALGAGTVVGGLLALRLRPRRMLRAGAFSLFAFFGFPAAVGAGLGVPAMAAGAAVAGAGMSFWGVMWATSVQTQVPPDVLNRIHAYDVAGSLAMMPVGQALAGPAADALGAGHVLLISAATSLAVATALLAVPAIRDLVRADAGAPAH; from the coding sequence ATGACGGGAGCGGACGCACGGCACGACATCACCACGCGCGGGACAGCCGGAAAAGGGGCCGGCGGGCGGGCCGTCTGGTCGCGGAACTTCGCCCTGTTCTTCGTGGCCCGGGCCGTCGCCCGCCTCGGCGACACCATGCTGCCCGTGGCCCTCGCCGCCGGCCTGCTGGAGCACGGGTACGGCGCGGGCGCGGTCGGCCTCGCCATGGCCTCGACGGCGGCGGCGTTCGCCGGTCTCGTCGTCTTCGGCGGGGTCATCGCCGACCGGTTCAGCACCCGCAGGCTGATGATCGGCGCCGACCTCGTCCGGCTCGTCACCCAGTCCCTCGCCGCGGGCCTGTTCTTCGCCGGGCACGTGGTGCTGTGGCAGATCTGCGCGATCGGCTTCGTGGGCGGCGTCGCGGGCGCGGTCTTCCAGCCGGGCGTGGCCAGTACGGTGCCCCGGCTGGCCGCCGACATCCAGGGTGCGAACGGCGCGATCCGTATCGCCGAGTCCGCGGCCCAGCTCGCCGGCCCCGCCGTCGCCGGCCTCCTGGTCGGCTTCGCCTCGCCCGGCGGGGTGTTCGCCGCGCACGCCGCCACCTACGCGACGAGCGCCCTGTGCCTGCTGCTGCTCCGGCTGCCGCCGCTGCCCGAGGGCGCCCGTGCCGCCACCGGCCGCGGTATGCGCGCCTTCCGGGCCGATCTGGTCCAGGGCTGGCGGGAGTTCCGGTCCCGGACCTGGCTGTGGGCCGTGATCGCCGTCTGGTGCCTCTACATGATCGCGGTGTGGGGTCCGAGCGTCCCGCTGGTGGCCACGGAGGTCGTCCAGCGGCACGGCGCGCGGGCCTACGGCCTGGTCAACTCCGCACTCGGTGCGGGCACGGTCGTGGGCGGCCTGCTCGCCCTCCGGCTCCGCCCCCGGCGCATGCTCCGTGCGGGCGCGTTCTCGCTGTTCGCCTTCTTCGGCTTCCCGGCGGCCGTCGGCGCGGGTCTCGGCGTGCCGGCGATGGCGGCCGGAGCGGCCGTGGCCGGTGCCGGGATGTCGTTCTGGGGCGTGATGTGGGCGACCAGCGTCCAGACCCAGGTCCCGCCCGACGTCCTCAACCGCATCCACGCCTACGACGTGGCGGGCTCCCTCGCCATGATGCCGGTGGGCCAGGCCCTCGCGGGCCCGGCGGCCGACGCGCTCGGCGCCGGCCACGTCCTGCTGATCTCCGCCGCGACCAGCCTGGCGGTCGCCACGGCGCTGCTCGCGGTACCGGCGATACGGGACCTGGTGCGGGCCGACGCGGGTGCGCCCGCGCACTGA
- a CDS encoding LysR family transcriptional regulator: protein MIEARRLHILRAVADHRTVTAAAAALYLTPSAVSQQLTALEQETGHRLVERGAKGVRLTPAGEILLSHTNAVLAQLERAEAELAAYGSGEAGTVTVAAFATGIAQVVAPAVARLAETAPGIRIRVQDAEGDASLPMVLDRQVDVAVAVEYRGAPPADDPRLAHVPLYAEPFDAVVPLGHRLADAAEVPLAELAKDPWIGPYPGNPCHDVVVLACENAGFQPRLEHSSDDFRAVVALASADAGVALVPRSALNGMDLSGVVVRPVDGVAPTRRVFAAVRRGAEEHPLILPVLQALVRAAQEA, encoded by the coding sequence ATGATCGAGGCACGGCGGCTCCACATCCTCCGTGCGGTGGCCGACCACCGCACGGTCACGGCGGCAGCCGCCGCGCTCTATCTCACCCCCTCGGCCGTCTCCCAGCAGCTCACGGCCCTGGAGCAGGAGACCGGTCACCGGCTGGTCGAGCGGGGCGCCAAGGGCGTACGGCTCACCCCGGCCGGCGAGATCCTGCTCAGCCACACCAACGCCGTTCTCGCCCAGCTGGAGCGGGCCGAGGCCGAGCTGGCCGCCTACGGCTCCGGCGAGGCGGGCACGGTCACCGTGGCCGCCTTCGCCACCGGCATCGCCCAGGTCGTGGCCCCGGCCGTGGCCCGGCTCGCCGAGACCGCGCCCGGTATCCGCATCCGCGTCCAGGACGCCGAGGGCGACGCGAGCCTGCCCATGGTGCTGGACCGGCAGGTCGACGTGGCGGTCGCCGTGGAGTACCGGGGCGCCCCGCCCGCCGACGACCCCCGGCTCGCCCATGTCCCCCTCTACGCCGAGCCGTTCGACGCGGTCGTCCCCCTCGGCCATCGCCTCGCCGACGCCGCCGAGGTACCCCTCGCCGAGCTGGCCAAGGACCCCTGGATCGGCCCGTACCCCGGCAACCCGTGCCACGACGTGGTCGTCCTCGCCTGCGAGAACGCCGGCTTCCAGCCCCGCCTGGAACACTCCTCCGACGACTTCCGCGCCGTCGTCGCCCTCGCCTCGGCCGACGCGGGCGTGGCCCTCGTCCCGCGCTCCGCGCTGAACGGCATGGACCTCAGCGGCGTCGTCGTACGCCCGGTCGACGGCGTGGCCCCGACCCGCCGCGTCTTCGCCGCCGTACGGCGCGGAGCCGAGGAGCATCCGCTGATCCTGCCGGTGCTTCAGGCACTGGTCAGGGCGGCACAGGAGGCGTGA
- a CDS encoding MmcQ/YjbR family DNA-binding protein yields MPDAEDVRRIALSLPDTTEKIAWSMPTFRVAGKMFATLPEDETSIAVRCPKEERDELVMAEPEKFWIADHEAQFAWVRARLAAIEDEDELRDILADSWRQAAPPRLLDAHPELGMPPGE; encoded by the coding sequence ATGCCGGATGCTGAAGACGTACGCCGTATCGCCCTGTCCCTGCCGGACACCACGGAGAAGATCGCCTGGAGCATGCCCACGTTCCGGGTGGCCGGGAAGATGTTCGCGACCCTGCCCGAGGACGAGACGTCCATCGCCGTGCGCTGCCCCAAGGAGGAGCGCGACGAACTGGTCATGGCCGAGCCGGAGAAGTTCTGGATCGCCGATCACGAGGCCCAGTTCGCCTGGGTCAGAGCGAGACTCGCCGCGATCGAGGACGAGGACGAGCTGCGGGACATCCTCGCCGACTCCTGGCGCCAGGCGGCCCCGCCCCGACTCCTCGACGCCCACCCCGAGTTGGGGATGCCGCCCGGGGAGTGA
- a CDS encoding DUF742 domain-containing protein — MATAGDGPWLDDAAGRLVRPFTVSNGRTEPSIALDLMSQVMATGVTPLGYLGPEHAQALDLCRAPVSVAEIAAHLKLPAAVTKVLLSDLVDCGALTTKPPVFHHTPTDRSLLEAVLDGLRRQL, encoded by the coding sequence GTGGCCACAGCCGGCGACGGGCCCTGGCTGGACGACGCGGCCGGACGGCTGGTGCGCCCGTTCACCGTCAGCAACGGACGCACCGAGCCCAGCATCGCCCTGGACCTGATGTCGCAGGTGATGGCCACCGGCGTCACCCCGCTCGGCTATCTCGGCCCCGAGCACGCCCAGGCGCTCGACCTGTGCCGGGCGCCCGTCTCGGTCGCCGAGATCGCCGCGCATCTGAAACTGCCCGCCGCGGTCACCAAGGTGCTGCTCTCCGACCTCGTCGACTGCGGGGCGCTGACCACCAAGCCGCCCGTCTTCCACCACACACCCACTGACCGGTCTCTGCTGGAGGCAGTGCTCGATGGACTACGACGACAGCTCTGA